One stretch of Prionailurus viverrinus isolate Anna chromosome C1, UM_Priviv_1.0, whole genome shotgun sequence DNA includes these proteins:
- the GJA8 gene encoding gap junction alpha-8 protein, whose translation MGDWSFLGNILEEVNEHSTVIGRVWLTVLFIFRILILGTAAEFVWGDEQSDFVCNTQQPGCENVCYDEAFPISHIRLWVLQIIFVSTPSLVYVGHAVHHVRMQEKRKEREADELCQQGAPEGGDRAPLAADQGSVKKGSNSSKGTKKFRLEGTLLRTYICHIIFKTLFEVGFVVGHYFLYGFRILPLYRCSRWPCPNVVDCFVSRPTEKTIFILFMLSVASVSLFLNILEMSHLGLKRIRSAFKRPVEQPLGEIPEKSLHSIAVSSIQKAKGYQLLEEEKIVSHYFPLTEVGMVETSPLSAKPFAQFEEKMGPGPLGDLSRAYQETLPSYAQVGAQEGEGGEQPVEEGAEPEVGDKRQEAERVSTEGQETLAVLEGEKVETPEVGKEGEKDELQAEKVAKQGLPVEKSPSLCPDPSRDDTRPLSRLSKTSSRARSDDLTV comes from the coding sequence ATGGGCGACTGGAGTTTCCTGGGGAACATCTTGGAGGAGGTGAACGAGCACTCCACGGTCATCGGCAGGGTCTGGCTCACGGTGCTCTTCATCTTCCGGATCCTCATCCTGGGCACGGCGGCCGAGTTCGTGTGGGGGGACGAGCAGTCCGACTTCGTGTGCAACACCCAGCAGCCAGGCTGCGAGAACGTGTGCTACGACGAGGCCTTCCCCATCTCGCACATCCGCCTGTGGGTGCTGCAGATCATCTTCGTGTCCACGCCGTCGCTCGTGTACGTGGGCCACGCCGTGCACCACGTGCGCATGCAGGAGAAGCGCAAGGAGCGCGAGGCCGACGAGCTGTGCCAGCAGGGGGCGCCCGAGGGCGGCGACAGGGCGCCCCTAGCCGCCGACCAGGGCAGCGTCAAGAAGGGCAGCAACAGCAGCAAAGGCACCAAGAAGTTCCGGCTGGAGGGGACCCTGCTGAGGACCTACATCTGCCACATCATCTTCAAGACCCTCTTCGAGGTGGGCTTCGTCGTGGGCCACTACTTCCTCTACGGGTTCCGGATCCTGCCCCTCTACCGCTGCAGCAGGTGGCCCTGCCCCAACGTGGTGGACTGCTTCGTGTCGCGGCCCACGGAGAAGACCATCTTCATCCTGTTCATGCTGTCTGTGGCCTCCGTGTCCCTCTTCCTCAACATTCTGGAGATGAGCCACCTGGGCCTGAAGAGAATCCGGTCGGCCTTCAAGAGGCCCGTGGAGCAGCCCCTGGGGGAGATCCCCGAGAAGTCCCTGCACTCCATCGCCGTCTCCTCCATCCAGAAAGCCAAGGGCTACCAGCtgctggaagaagagaaaatcgTGTCCCACTATTTCCCTCTGACCGAGGTCGGGATGGTGGAGACCAGCCCCCTCTCTGCCAAGCCTTTCGCGCAGTTCGAGGAGAAGATGGGCCCCGGGCCCCTGGGGGACCTGTCCCGGGCTTACCAAGAGACACTGCCTTCCTACGCTCAGGTGGGAgcccaggagggagaggggggagagcaGCCCGTGGAGGAGGGGGCGGAACCGGAGGTGGGAGACAAGAGGCAGGAAGCCGAGAGAGTGAGCACGGAAGGGCAGGAGACCCTGGCAGTGCTGGAGGGGGAGAAAGTGGAGACTCCCGAGGTCGGGAAGGAGGGTGAGAAGGACGAGCTGCAGGCTGAGAAGGTAGCCAAGCAAGGGCTGCCCGTGGAGAAGTCGCCTTCACTGTGTCCCGACCCGAGCAGGGATGACACCAGACCACTGAGCAGGCTGAGCAAGACCAGCAGCCGTGCCAGGTCCGACGATCTAACCGTGTGA